The proteins below come from a single Myxocyprinus asiaticus isolate MX2 ecotype Aquarium Trade chromosome 28, UBuf_Myxa_2, whole genome shotgun sequence genomic window:
- the LOC127418618 gene encoding steroid 17-alpha-hydroxylase/17,20 lyase: protein MLLPCLPRVPVLGSLLHLRSALPPHLLFTHLASRYGSLFGLYVGPHFTLVVSEVSLVREVLLQHGREFAGRPKMVTTDLLTQGGKDIAFADYSPLWKNHRRLVHSSFTLFGEGSSKLQTIVLEAADSLCEELQVCGGQSLDLSPVLMRAVTNVVCQLVFSSSYQPNDPELLKVMDYNDGIVQTIARGGLVDVFPWLRIFPNKDLNKLKQCVAVRDQLLSKKLLEHKMTLTPGEPRDLLDALLIGQTKGSGGEDDITDDHVLMTAAEAFGAGVETTSTTLLWTIAFLLHHPQVQERIHAELDECLGRDRPPALSDRSSLPFLESVICEVMRIRPVSPILIPHVAMQDTSLGGHAVPKGTRVLVNMWAIHHDPKHWDEADRFRPGKRITPSSFLPFGAGPRVCVGESLARMELFLFVSCLLQHFHFSVPSGASLPDLQGRYGVVLQPQRYT, encoded by the exons ATGTTGTTGCCGTGTCTGCCGCGAGTGCCCGTGCTGGGAAGTCTGCTACACCTGCGCTCTGCTCTGCCCCCTCACCTGCTGTTCACTCACCTGGCGAGCAGGTACGGCTCTCTTTTTGGCCTGTATGTGGGTCCACACTTCACGCTGGTGGTGAGCGAAGTGAGTCTGGTGAGAGAGGTGCTGCTGCAGCATGGAAGAGAGTTCGCTGGACGGCCCAAGATG GTAACGACTGATCTGTTGACTCAGGGTGGGAAGGATATTGCGTTTGCAGACTACAGTCCTCTGTGGAAGAACCATCGCAGGCTGGTGCACTCCTCGTTTACACTGTTCGGCGAGGGATCCAGTAAACTACAGACCATCg TTCTGGAGGCGGCTGACAGTCTTTGTGAGGAGCTCCAGGTCTGTGGGGGGCAGAGTTTAGATCTCAGTCCTGTTCTCATGCGGGCCGTCACTAATGTCGTGTGTCAACTAGTGTTCAGTTCCTCATACCAGCCCAATGACCCTGAGCTCCTAAAGGTCATGGATTATAACGACGGCATTGTACAGACCATCGCCAGAGGAGGACTAGTCGACGTCTTTCCCTGGCTAAGA ATTTTCCCCAACAAAGACCTGAATAAACTGAAACAGTGTGTGGCAGTGAGAGACCAACTGCTGAGCAAGAAACTGCTGGAGCACAAG ATGACCCTAACACCTGGAGAGCCGCGTGACCTGCTGGACGCTCTTCTGATTGGTCAGACGAAAGGGTCAGGTGGGGAGGATGACATCACTGATGATCATGTGCTCATGACAGCAGCGGAGGCCTTTGGAGCCGGTGTTGAGACGACATCCACCACCCTACTCTGGACTATAGCATTCTTACTGCACCACCCTCAGGTACAGGAGCGCATTCACGCTGAACTGGATGAGTGTTTGGGGAGGGACCGCCCCCCTGCTCTGAGTGACAGGTCCAGTCTGCCCTTCCTGGAGAGTGTTATCTGTGAGGTCATGCGGATCCGTCCCGTCAGCCCAATCCTCATCCCACATGTTGCCATGCAGGACACCAG TCTGGGAGGTCATGCAGTTCCTAAAGGAACTCGAGTTTTGGTGAACATGTGGGCGATCCACCACGACCCCAAACACTGGGACGAGGCTGATAGATTCAGACCAG GAAAGAGAATAACTCCCTCCAGTTTCCTGCCGTTTGGTGCCGGTCctcgtgtttgtgtgggtgaatCTCTGGCCAGAATGGAGCTCTTCTTGTTCGTCAGCTGTCTACTGCAGCACTTTCACTTCAGCGTGCCCTCAGGGGCTTCCTTACCTGACCTGCAGGGGCGTTACGGTGTAGTGCTTCAACCACAACGCTACACT